From Rhodamnia argentea isolate NSW1041297 chromosome 10, ASM2092103v1, whole genome shotgun sequence, a single genomic window includes:
- the LOC115747643 gene encoding F-box protein At3g07870-like — translation MESEPDSGSQSKNGRRDRPRDHSPSPSQSHGVTIDTLPREIVIHILSILPTPSLFRAQFVCRSWRALARDPLLLQLHRPGAASSHDPSLVFHCDQPLRSQLYFVDDVSGGNGRNCRARKFHPPHSVIPPEFDVVGSSEGLLCLANALNSDEVYVYNPLTGEYRELPDSDACQWKQEMVLGFGFDVTEKDYKVIKIVYRITSRNHRVFLDNSEVQVCTLRSPTWRRLGNATRYLEATPTQPLVNRKLHWTASRVRRRTDRIVSFDLSDEKFRNVSEPECEDFWRSNLDLVELGGCLSAAVLSSSGALEIWVMKEYGMKESWIKDYSIGSYLPKGLQSHEHEETKDPSCKMSRILMRKRYGLYVRVLGMLRNGDILLEYHNRALVRYDPNCDKAVDLVFEGLPKWFDSIVYVSSISSV, via the exons ATGGAATCAGAGCCAGACTCCGGTTCGCAGAGCAAGAATGGACGAAGAGATCGCCCGAGAGACCATTCGCCCTCACCGTCACAGTCACATGGCGTCACCATCGACACTCTCCCTCGCGAGATCGTCATCCACATCCTCTCGATACTCCCCACGCCGTCTCTGTTCCGAGCCCAGTTCGTGTGCCGGTCGTGGCGAGCCCTGGCGCGAGACCCGCTCCTCCTCCAGCTCCACCGACCTGGCGCGGCGTCCTCCCACGACCCCTCCCTCGTCTTCCACTGCGACCAACCCCTCCGGAGCCAGCTCTACTTCGTCGACGACGTCTCCGGCGGCAACGGAAGGAATTGCCGGGCGAGAAAATTCCACCCTCCGCACAGCGTCATCCCGCCGGAGTTCGACGTCGTCGGGTCGAGCGAGGGGTTGCTCTGCTTGGCAAATGCCCTGAACAGCGACGAGGTCTACGTGTACAATCCTCTCACGGGGGAGTACAGGGAACTTCCTGACTCAGACGCTTGCCAGTGGAAACAAGAGATGGTGTTGGGGTTCGGGTTCGACGTTACCGAGAAGGACTACAAGGTGATCAAGATCGTGTATAGGATCACGAGTCGCAATCATCGTGTTTTCTTGGACAATTCCGAGGTTCAAGTCTGCACCTTGAGAAGCCCGACGTGGAGGAGATTAG GTAACGCAACTCGTTATTTGGAAGCAACGCCCACTCAGCCTCTTGTTAACAGAAAACTCCATTGGACCGCTTCAAGAGTCAGGCGTCGGACCGACAGGATCGTATCGTTCGACTTGTCCGATGAAAAATTCAGGAATGTCTCAGAACCAGAATGCGAGGATTTCTGGAGGAGCAACCTTGATCTGGTGGAGCTCGGAGGTTGTCTTTCTGCAGCTGTTCTGTCCTCGAGTGGAGCGTTAGAGATCTGGGTCATGAAGGAGTACGGCATGAAGGAGTCGTGGATTAAGGACTACAGCATTGGATCTTACCTGCCCAAGGGGCTCCAGAGCCATGAACATGAGGAAACCAAAGACCCATCTTGCAAGATGTCCAGAATTCTGATGCGCAAAAGGTACGGATTATATGTGAGGGTCCTGGGGATGTTGAGGAATGGTGATATCTTGTTGGAGTACCATAACAGAGCTCTGGTTCGTTATGACCCGAATTGCGACAAAGCCGTTGATCTTGTGTTCGAAGGGCTGCCAAAGTGGTTCGATTCCATTGTCTATGTGAGCAGCATCAGTAGCGTTTGA